The following are encoded in a window of Paenibacillus polymyxa genomic DNA:
- a CDS encoding helix-turn-helix domain-containing protein translates to MPKQQDKHSIQAWSLINRKYLGKGVRVKRFRKPTRCQVRNRVLLAVLMANDIKLSQLAEELSISSRSVSAWVYEGRIPGNTNLEKTCNTLGYPHHILFNEEVVRRSPLICQPSPSRFMKRTVTRSPVKNRILAGLCMVHDISVTDVSHWIGVHPGTFRKWLHQGTVPSQTFQDQAEQFFRIPKSILFADAMLKK, encoded by the coding sequence ATGCCTAAACAACAAGATAAACATTCCATTCAGGCGTGGTCTCTGATCAATCGCAAATATTTGGGAAAAGGCGTGCGTGTCAAACGTTTTCGTAAACCAACACGCTGTCAAGTGCGCAATCGCGTTTTGCTTGCCGTTTTGATGGCTAATGACATTAAACTGTCCCAACTTGCCGAGGAGCTTTCCATTTCCTCCCGTAGTGTCAGTGCGTGGGTATATGAAGGTCGCATTCCCGGCAACACTAATCTGGAAAAGACGTGTAATACACTTGGTTATCCGCACCATATTCTATTTAATGAAGAGGTTGTCCGGCGTTCACCACTCATCTGTCAACCATCGCCGTCCCGTTTTATGAAACGGACTGTGACTCGTTCTCCGGTTAAAAATCGGATCTTGGCGGGTCTGTGCATGGTACATGATATTTCGGTGACCGATGTGAGTCATTGGATTGGCGTTCACCCCGGTACATTTCGGAAATGGTTGCATCAGGGTACCGTTCCTTCGCAAACCTTCCAGGATCAGGCGGAACAGTTTTTCCGTATTCCAAAATCCATTTTGTTTGCTGATGCCATGCTGAAAAAGTAA